One stretch of Pseudomonas fragi DNA includes these proteins:
- a CDS encoding ferredoxin--NADP reductase, protein MNQPAYFSLRVAQIVTETADSKSLVFDVPLALRERFAYKPGQFLTLRVPFDGGWLPRCYSLSSTPLQDEPLRVTIKQVRDGRASNWLCTQLSEGDQLQVLAPAGVFVPRHFDDDFVLFGGGSGVTPVLSILRSALIAGTGRILLIYANRDEASVIFAAELKALASAYPERLQVIHWLDSVQGIPAVAQLAQMARPFVHAQAFICGPGPFMDAAVSALHDIGMEHGRIHVERFVSLPEEGSVAAPAPVNTEVIGSQLSVRLDGEEFEVPCAEGETLLGAMQRAGLNPPSSCLVGSCATCMCTLERGSVEMLRNDALDSQELNDGWVLACQSVPSSEHLRVCFPE, encoded by the coding sequence ATGAACCAACCTGCGTACTTCTCCCTGCGCGTGGCGCAAATCGTCACTGAAACAGCGGACTCCAAATCGCTGGTATTCGATGTTCCCCTGGCCTTGCGCGAACGCTTTGCTTATAAACCCGGGCAATTTTTGACCCTGCGCGTGCCGTTTGACGGCGGCTGGTTACCGCGCTGCTATTCACTGTCGAGCACCCCGCTGCAAGACGAACCGTTGCGTGTGACCATCAAGCAAGTGCGCGACGGGCGCGCCTCCAACTGGCTGTGCACGCAGTTGAGCGAAGGCGATCAGCTGCAGGTGCTGGCACCGGCGGGGGTGTTCGTGCCCCGGCATTTTGATGATGATTTTGTCTTGTTTGGCGGGGGTAGCGGCGTCACGCCGGTGCTGTCGATCCTGCGCTCGGCGCTGATTGCCGGCACGGGCCGGATCCTGCTGATCTACGCCAACCGCGACGAGGCCTCGGTGATTTTCGCCGCTGAACTCAAGGCCCTGGCCAGCGCCTACCCTGAGCGCCTGCAAGTGATCCACTGGCTGGACTCGGTACAAGGTATTCCGGCGGTGGCGCAACTGGCCCAAATGGCCCGGCCCTTTGTGCACGCCCAGGCGTTTATCTGCGGCCCCGGGCCGTTTATGGACGCCGCCGTCAGCGCCTTGCACGACATCGGCATGGAGCACGGGCGCATTCATGTCGAGCGTTTTGTCTCGCTGCCCGAAGAAGGCAGCGTGGCGGCCCCGGCCCCGGTCAACACCGAGGTCATCGGCAGTCAGCTGTCGGTGCGCCTGGACGGTGAAGAATTTGAAGTGCCCTGCGCCGAGGGCGAAACCCTGCTTGGCGCCATGCAGCGCGCGGGCCTCAATCCGCCCAGTTCCTGCCTGGTGGGCTCCTGCGCCACCTGCATGTGTACGCTGGAGCGCGGCAGTGTCGAGATGCTGCGCAACGATGCCCTGGACTCACAAGAACTGAATGACGGCTGGGTGCTGGCATGCCAGTCCGTGCCCAGCAGCGAACACCTGCGTGTGTGCTTTCCCGAATAA
- a CDS encoding FadD3 family acyl-CoA ligase, whose protein sequence is MTSSPQQNLPRSIPQLLFNASKQHAGRTAIEEHGECIDYSDLPCLALAVTRSLMAQGIGKGDRVAIWAPNGRDWIIAALGIHCAGAVMVPINTRMKGGEAADILQRSASRLLFVQPMFLGTDYLALLAPYRPANLECLVLLGEAPSASAKGLDWDGFLSLGAATSEAAALLRAASVSGEDLSDLLFTSGTTGKPKGVMSAHGQTIRAFGEYAKVIGLQAGDRYLVINPFFHAFGYKAGWLTCLLAGATILPHPVFDAEAVFQRIAAERINVLPGPPTLYLSMLAHPKLAETDLSSLRIAVTGAATIPPILIERMRRELGFSVVTTAYGLTECGGLATICDPGDSATVIAGTSGRAIPGTEVSIRDPQNRALPAGSTGEICLRGFHVMQGYFEDPQATADTIDSEGWLHTGDIGEQDAAGNLRITDRLKDMFIVGGFNCYPAEIEAGLIEHPAIAQVAVIGVPDERMGEVGCACVVLRHGRQLDEAGLIQWAREHMANYKVPRLVRFYVALPVNAANKVAKNELRAGWQ, encoded by the coding sequence ATGACTTCCAGCCCGCAACAGAACCTGCCGCGCTCGATCCCGCAACTGCTGTTCAACGCCTCAAAGCAACATGCGGGGCGCACGGCCATCGAAGAGCACGGCGAGTGCATCGATTATAGCGACCTGCCGTGTCTGGCCCTGGCCGTGACCCGTAGCCTCATGGCCCAAGGCATTGGCAAGGGCGACCGGGTGGCGATCTGGGCACCCAACGGGCGCGACTGGATCATCGCCGCACTGGGCATCCATTGTGCGGGCGCCGTGATGGTGCCGATCAACACCCGCATGAAAGGCGGTGAAGCGGCCGATATCCTGCAGCGCAGCGCCAGCCGTTTGCTGTTTGTGCAGCCGATGTTTTTGGGCACCGACTACCTGGCCTTGCTGGCACCGTATCGCCCGGCCAACCTGGAGTGCCTGGTGCTGCTGGGTGAAGCCCCGTCGGCCAGCGCCAAGGGGCTGGACTGGGACGGTTTCTTGTCCTTGGGCGCGGCCACCAGCGAAGCGGCAGCGCTCTTGCGTGCGGCCAGTGTCAGCGGTGAAGACCTCAGCGATTTGCTGTTCACGTCCGGCACCACCGGCAAGCCCAAAGGCGTGATGAGTGCCCACGGGCAAACTATCCGCGCCTTTGGCGAGTATGCGAAGGTGATTGGCTTGCAGGCCGGTGATCGATATCTGGTGATCAATCCGTTTTTCCATGCCTTTGGCTACAAGGCAGGCTGGCTGACGTGCCTGTTGGCGGGCGCGACGATCCTGCCGCACCCGGTGTTCGATGCTGAAGCGGTATTCCAGCGCATCGCCGCCGAGCGCATCAACGTGTTGCCGGGGCCGCCGACCCTGTACCTGTCGATGCTGGCCCATCCCAAGCTGGCCGAAACCGACCTGTCGAGCCTGCGCATTGCCGTGACCGGAGCGGCCACCATCCCGCCGATCCTGATTGAGCGCATGCGCCGCGAGCTGGGTTTTTCGGTGGTCACCACGGCCTATGGCCTGACCGAGTGTGGTGGCCTGGCAACCATCTGCGACCCCGGCGACAGCGCGACAGTGATAGCCGGCACCAGTGGCCGGGCGATCCCGGGCACCGAAGTGAGTATCCGTGACCCGCAGAACCGGGCTTTGCCGGCGGGCAGCACGGGGGAAATCTGCCTGCGCGGTTTTCATGTTATGCAGGGTTATTTTGAAGACCCGCAAGCCACCGCCGACACCATCGACAGTGAGGGTTGGCTGCATACCGGCGATATTGGCGAGCAGGACGCAGCGGGTAACCTGCGCATTACTGACCGGCTCAAGGACATGTTTATTGTTGGCGGGTTCAACTGCTACCCGGCGGAGATTGAAGCCGGCCTGATCGAGCACCCGGCCATTGCCCAGGTGGCGGTGATTGGCGTGCCCGATGAGCGCATGGGGGAGGTGGGCTGTGCCTGTGTGGTGTTGCGCCATGGCCGGCAGCTGGATGAAGCCGGGTTGATCCAGTGGGCGCGTGAGCACATGGCCAACTACAAGGTGCCGCGACTGGTGCGTTTCTATGTGGCGCTGCCGGTGAATGCGGCGAACAAGGTGGCGAAGAATGAGTTGCGGGCGGGGTGGCAATAG
- a CDS encoding SDR family oxidoreductase, producing MSARVAGKVALITGGASGVGRATALLLAREGARVVISDINVADGLALAEEIGSQALFVEHDAGSEADWARVIETVRKHHARLDILFNNAGILLKGDIENTTYSEWQRVQRINADSVFLGCRAAISLMKEGEGGSIINMSSIAAVAGRDDYVAYSASKGAVAALSRTVAVLCRRRKYRIRCNSLHPDGILTPMTTAGLPAGLDPWSLTIDADPMGRMCLPEDVAASVLFLASDESRAISGIELRIDSGQFVMSI from the coding sequence ATGAGCGCACGTGTTGCAGGCAAGGTGGCGTTGATCACTGGCGGTGCCAGTGGCGTAGGCAGGGCCACGGCGCTGCTGCTGGCCCGTGAGGGCGCCCGGGTGGTGATCAGCGATATCAATGTGGCCGACGGCCTGGCCCTGGCCGAGGAGATCGGCAGCCAGGCGCTGTTTGTCGAGCACGACGCGGGCAGCGAAGCAGACTGGGCGCGGGTCATTGAAACCGTGCGCAAACACCACGCACGGCTGGACATCCTGTTCAACAACGCCGGCATCCTGCTCAAGGGTGATATTGAAAATACCACCTATAGTGAATGGCAACGGGTGCAGCGCATCAATGCCGACAGTGTCTTCCTGGGCTGTCGCGCTGCCATAAGCCTGATGAAAGAAGGTGAGGGCGGCTCCATCATCAACATGTCTTCGATTGCGGCCGTGGCCGGACGCGATGATTACGTTGCCTACAGCGCTTCCAAAGGCGCCGTTGCTGCCCTGTCACGCACCGTGGCGGTGTTGTGCCGCCGGCGCAAATACCGCATTCGCTGCAACTCCCTGCACCCTGACGGCATCCTTACGCCCATGACCACCGCCGGCCTGCCCGCGGGGCTCGACCCGTGGAGCCTCACCATCGATGCCGACCCGATGGGACGCATGTGCCTGCCTGAAGATGTGGCCGCCAGTGTGTTGTTCCTGGCCAGTGACGAGTCCCGCGCCATCAGCGGTATCGAGCTGCGCATCGACAGCGGCCAGTTTGTGATGAGTATCTGA
- a CDS encoding IS3 family transposase codes for MRYAFVAAERTQYPVQVLCRVMEVSTSGFYDYTHRQPRPDPDAQIRIALRSAYAASRKTYGRPRLVAALRQKSFAVGHKRVRRLMREERIQGKSKGGFRPCTTDSCHYLPVASNVLARQFSIDNPTPTWVSDITYLPTREGWLYLAIVLSIQTRQILGYSLSDRMPDGLVESAFLNAWSACSGSSGAVFHSDQGRQYASSKFRLTLAKKDFTQSMSRKGNCWDNAVAESFFATLKREEAFGVYPTKKQAQLSIASYVHGFYNSSRLHSALGYRSPNEYAKSLRQKTR; via the coding sequence GTGAGATACGCCTTCGTCGCTGCTGAACGGACTCAATACCCGGTACAGGTGTTGTGTCGGGTGATGGAAGTCTCGACTTCAGGTTTCTACGATTACACGCACAGACAGCCTCGCCCTGATCCTGACGCTCAGATTCGCATTGCGTTGCGCAGTGCTTATGCGGCCAGTCGAAAAACCTATGGGCGGCCACGGTTGGTAGCCGCCTTGCGCCAGAAATCGTTCGCAGTGGGCCACAAACGGGTCAGGCGGTTGATGCGCGAGGAGCGGATACAGGGCAAGTCCAAAGGAGGTTTCAGGCCCTGCACCACTGACAGCTGTCATTATTTGCCGGTGGCGAGCAATGTGTTAGCGCGTCAGTTTTCTATCGATAACCCCACGCCGACCTGGGTCAGTGATATCACCTATCTCCCAACCAGAGAGGGTTGGTTGTATCTAGCGATAGTGTTAAGCATCCAGACCCGCCAGATCTTGGGCTACAGCTTGTCGGACCGCATGCCAGATGGTTTGGTCGAAAGCGCGTTTTTGAATGCCTGGAGCGCCTGTTCTGGCAGCAGTGGAGCAGTATTTCACTCCGATCAGGGCCGTCAGTACGCAAGCAGTAAGTTCCGTTTGACGCTGGCCAAGAAGGACTTCACCCAGAGCATGAGTCGAAAGGGAAATTGCTGGGACAACGCAGTGGCCGAGAGCTTTTTCGCTACGCTGAAAAGAGAGGAGGCTTTCGGGGTCTACCCCACAAAAAAACAGGCACAGCTATCAATCGCCAGCTATGTACATGGGTTTTACAACAGCAGTCGACTGCACTCAGCTCTGGGATATCGTTCTCCGAACGAATATGCAAAGAGCTTGAGGCAGAAGACTCGATAG
- a CDS encoding transposase, giving the protein MYPSTRRNYTDEFKTQAVALAESVGRTEAARQLEMSVKTLDNWVDATRRGQPLSSPERKPITKEDSELARLRAEVAELKMEREILKKAAVFFARESR; this is encoded by the coding sequence ATGTATCCATCTACTCGCCGTAACTATACCGATGAGTTCAAGACTCAAGCGGTTGCGCTGGCTGAAAGCGTTGGCAGAACCGAAGCGGCCCGCCAGCTAGAGATGTCAGTCAAAACGCTCGATAACTGGGTGGACGCCACGCGCAGGGGCCAACCGCTGAGTTCGCCCGAGCGCAAGCCAATTACGAAGGAAGACAGTGAGCTTGCCCGCCTGCGAGCCGAGGTTGCCGAGCTGAAAATGGAGCGTGAAATCCTAAAAAAGGCGGCGGTATTCTTCGCCAGAGAGTCCAGGTGA